TGGTTCGGCGACGCAGTCGGCCGACACGTTCCGGAATACCGCCAACAACGAGTTCGCGGCACGGGCGACGGGCGGCTTCCGGTTCCGCACCAATCTCGGCGGCACCACCGGCTGCAACCTGCCGGCCGGCTCGGGCGTGTTCAACTGCACGTCGAGCCGCACCACCAAGCAAAATTTCGTCGGGGTGGACGGTGCGGACATCCTCGCCAAGGTACGCACGATGGCACTTTCCACCTGGAATTATACCAGCGAAGGCCCGGGCGTGCGGCACATCGGGCCGATGGCGGAGGATTTCTACGCCGCCTTCGGCCTTGGCACCGGCAGCACCTCGATCGGCGTCCAGGATCTGGCGAGCGTCAGCCTAGCCGCGGTTCAGGCACTGGAGACGCGGACCGCCGAGCTTCAGCGCAAGACCGCAGAAATCGACGCGCTGCGCAGCGAAGTCTCGGCCCTGCGTGCCGCCAACGCAGCGCTCGATCAGCGTCTCTCCGCCATCGAGGCGGGCCTCGCCAAGTAACGTATCGGCGACACAACAGCGCGCGCGGGTCGTCCCGCGCGCGCTGAAAGAGAAACCGGCGCCCGCTTTCGCGACCGCCGGTTCTGCCCCACGCCGGCGTGCCGGCGTTCTAACCCTATCAGGAATCGCTTACGCGACCTGCGCCTGTTCGAGATCCTCCGGATCGCGCAGCACGTAGCCGCGACCCCAGACCGTCTCGATGTAATTCTCGCCGCCGCAGGCGAGGGAGAGCTTCTTGCGAAGCTTGCAGATGAAGACGTCGATGATCTTCAGCTCCGGCTCGTCCATGCCGCCGTAAAGGTGGTTGAGGAACATCTCCTTGGTGAGCGTCGTGCCCTTGCGAAGCGAGAGCAGCTCAAGCATCGCATATTCCTTGCCGGTCAGATGCACGCGGGCGCTGTCGACTTCGACGGTCTTGGCATCGAGGTTGACAGCGAGCTTGCCGGTGCGAATGACCGACTGGCTGTGCCCCTTCGAACGGCGCACGACGGCGTGGATGCGGGCAACCAGCTCGTCGCGGTGGAACGGCTTGGTCACGTAATCGTCGGCGCCGAAGCCGAGCGCACGGACCTTGGAGTCCATCTCGCTGATGCCGGACAGGATCAGCACGGGCGTGCCGACCTTCGCCATCCGCAGCTTCTTCAGCACGTCATATCCATGCATGTCGGGAAGGTTCAGGTCGAGCAGGATGATGTCGTAATCATACAGCTTGCCGAGGTCCAAACCCTCTTCGCCAAGATCTGTCGTATAGACGTTGAAGCCTTCGGCGCCGAGCATCAGTTCGATGCTCTTCGCAGTGGTCGGCTCGTCTTCGATCAGCAGCACTCGCATTGCTCAGCCCCTCTGGCTCGAAAAAACCGGCCGTCGTGACGTGCCGCTCCTTCGCGCTTAAACATTAACTATGCCAGGTATGAACGCAAAAGGTTAATTCGAGATTAAGCCGGGATTACCGACAACTAACCTATTCGTTGCGCGTCTGCCACAGTCGTGGCACGGCGTCCCGCATGTGGGAAGAGCGGGTCCTTTTCGTCGATGCCGAGGCGTTGGTGATCGACAAGCCGGCCGGGCTAGCGGTCCATCCGGGCCCGAAGACACGCGAGAGCCTGGAACGCTACCTGCGCGATCTCCGCTTCGGCTTCCAGCGTCCGCCTTCGCCGGTGCATCGGCTCGACCGCGACACCAGCGGCTGCCTGCTGTTGTCGCGAAACCCCAAGGCGCACAAGCGCTTCGCGCTCGCCTTCGAGGAAAATCGAGTCACCAAGACCTATCTTGCGGTGGTCGGCGGCGTTCCGGAGGCCGAGGAGGGCAGGATCGATCTGCCCCTGGCCAAGGTGTCGTCGGCGGAAGCGGGCTGGCGGATGGTGCCCGATGCCGGCGGCAAGTCGGCGGTGACCCGGTGGCGCCGACTCGCGATCGTCGACGGCCACGCCTTGTTGCTGTTCATGCCTGAGACCGGCCGTACCCATCAGCTGCGCGTCCATGCGTCCGAGGGGCTCGGCCTCGCCATTGCCGGCGACCCGGTCTACGGCACCGGCCGCGGACCGATGCTGCTCCATGCCTTGAGCCTCAAGGTCGATCGCACCGGCCGCGCGCCGATCGAGGCGACGGCGCCGCTGCCTCCGACCTTCCTGCAGGTGGGCTTCACCGGCGATCTTCTCGATGCCCCCGCCTGATCCGTATCCGCTTCCGGAAGAGGCGCTGGAGGAAACGTTCATCGCCGCGAGCGGCCCCGGCGGCCAGAACGTCAACAAGGTCGCGACGGCAGTGCAACTGCGCTGCGACGTGTTCAAGCTCGGCCTTGCGCCCTACGCCTATCACCGCCTGAAGGAGCTTGCCGGCAGCCGGATGACCAATGACGGCGAAATCGTCATCACCGCCCGCAGCTACCGGACCCAGGACGCCAATCGCGAGGATGCGCGGGCGCGACTGGCGGATCTGATCGCCAAGGCCCACATCCGCCAGGCGAAGCGGATCAAGACCAAGGTCTCGCGCGCCGCCAAGGCGAAGCGAGTCGACGGCAAGAAGCAGCGCGGCGCGGTCAAACAGGGACGCGGCAAGGTGTCGTTCGACTGACCGGCACCTGCCATGGCGAGGACAAAGAATGTACGATTTCAGGATCGAAAGCGACAGCAAGGCCGAGCTCTACCGGCAGCTCAACCAGGCCGCGGATTCGCTGACCGAAGGCGAGCCGGATGCGATCGCCAACATGTCCAACATCGCTGCCCTGTTGTGGGAAAGTCTGCCCGATCTCAATTGGGCCGGCTTCTACCGCAACGTCGACGGTGAACTGGTGCTCGGCCCCTTTCAGGGTCGCGCCGCCTGCATCCGCATTCCATTCGGCAAGGGGGTGTGCGGCGCGGCAGCGGCGACCCGTACGCCGCAGTGCGTCGAGGATGTCCACGCGTTCCCGGGCCACATCGCCTGCGATTCCGCCTCGGCGTCCGAATTGGTGGTGCCGATCGTTCACCATGGAGAGTTGATCGGAGTCCTCGATCTCGACAGTCCCCGTACGGCACGGTTCGATGCCGACGACGTCTCAGGTTGTGTCGAATTGGTACGGATATTGGCGCCGCGACTTGCCTCGGTAGAAATGAAGTCCGCAAAGCGTTAACAAAGCCCTAATGTCGGAGCCGTGTTGTCGCGGCAACGACTCGGCTTTTACGCACAGGGGACTCGCAGATGTCGAAGCTGAGGCTGGTTGTTGCGTTGGCGGCATCCGTCGCCATGGCGCCGATGGCAGCGGCGCAAACCGTCACCGATCCCGATCCCTATTCCGCGCCGCCGATGGCGATTGCCGGTTCGGCCGGTGCCGGTCCCGCCCGAGCGCCGGTGGCCATGCCGCAGGCGCCTTCGGCGCCCCGCGGCAGCCATTGGGGCGCACGCGCGCCTTCGGCGATGCCCCGTGCGGCCACGCCGGCGCCAGCCCCGGCAGGCCCGTCCTACGCGGCGCGTCCGCCTGCCGCCAGGCCGCCGATGCCCGTCCCGGCGCGCCCGGGCGGCCATTATGCCGGGCAGATGCCGGGCGCCCAGGTCCATGGGGGTCAAATGCGGGGCAGGTCGTTCCAGGGCGGTCAGTTTCACGGCGGGGGCTTCCACGGCGGTGCCGCGGGAGGCGCACGCTTCGGCCATTTCCAGCGCATCCACCGCGGCGGCTTCGTTCCGCAATTCTGGTGGGCGCCGCAATTCGTCGTTCGAAACTGGGGCGGTTACGGCTTTCCCCAGCCTTTCGCCGGCGGCCGCTGGATCCGCTATTATGACGACGCTCTGCTGATCGACCGCTACGGGCGGGTCTACGACGCGCGGTCCGATTGGAACTGGGAGCGCGAGGGCGATCGCTGGAGCCAGGACGACAACGGCGTGCCGGTCTATGTCGGCGACGGCGATTTCGAGCCGGGCAAATGGGATTATGAATGGGCCGAGCGCTGGGACCGCGGCGACGTCCGTGACGAGGAATATGTCGAACAGGGTTCGCCCCCGGCCGGGCGCGGCTTCGACGGGGCCTATGGTCACGGCGGCTACGGCTATGCCTCGGCTTACGGCTACGCCCCGTGCGCGTGCGGCCCTGTCGTCGTGACAGAAACCACCGTCACCACGCCGGCCGTGGTCGAGCAGGTCACCTATTATGATTATGTCGAGGAGCGCGTCGCCCGACCGGCCGCCAAGGTGCGCAGCAAGCGGGTGAAGGTGCAAAGGGTGCCGGTGACACCTTATGCCGGCGAAAAGGGGTGAATGCCGGCGAAAAGGGGTGAGATAGCGCTCGACGCGCTCTGATGTTCGGGCCGGTGCGCCCGACTCGGCGGCCGAGCCTCACCCGGATCGATCGAGCGCTTCGTCGGCTAGGCGCTCGGGCACGATCACGAGCGGGCAGGGCAGGGTACCGGCGACCGCACCGGAGAAATGCTCGACCAGGGGCCCGGGCCCGCTTTCGGCTGCGGCGCCCAGGATCAGCGCGGAAATGTCGGTCCGTTCCTTGAGCAGGTCCCCGATCGCCTTCACCGGCTCGCCCTGGCGCACCAGAATCGTCGGCTGGATCCCGGCTTCCTCGACGATCGCGCCGGCGGCTTCGAGCAGCATCGCCTCGGCGCGAAGCTTGGCTTCTTCCTCCATCGCCGCCTGGACGCCGCCCCATTGCACGAACTCGGCCGGGGGCACGATCGCCAGCACCTCGACGCTGGCGCCGGTGCGGGCCGCACGCCGCGCCGCGTAGCGCAGGGCGACCTTGCCCTCGTTGGTCTCGTCGATCACCACCAGATATGAGCGCATCTGCTTCGTCTCCCATGGGCGGGATGAATGCGCTCACGCACCCTCGAGCCCCCTGTTTTTGCGCGACATCGTGCGACGGAATTGCCGGGCGTTCAAGCGCCGCGCCTACGGCCCGGCCGTTCGATCGCCAAGGAACGGCCTTGACCGGACGCCTTCCGATGCTGTTTGGGCATGCGCGAGCCCAAGTCGATGCCCAGGAGTTCGGCGCACATGCCCATCGAACTGAAAATGCCCGCCCTCTCGCCCACCATGGAGGAGGGGACTCTTGCCAAGTGGCTGGTCAAGGAGGGCGACACCGTCGCCGCCGGCGACCTGCTCGCCGAAATCGAGACCGACAAGGCGACGATGGAATTCGAAGCCGTCGACGAGGGCACGATCGCCAAGATCCTGGTCGCCGAGGGCACCGACGAAGTGAAGGTCGGCACCGTGATCGCGCTGATTGCCGCCGAGGGCGAGGATGTCAGCGCCGCCTCCGCACCGACCGCGGCGGCCGAGCCGGTGGCGAAGGGCGGCGGCGAGACCGGCGCCGGCCAGCCCGCAACCCCGACTCCGGCGCCGGATGTGAAGGGCTATGGCGCGAACCCGGCCGAGGACAAGAAGATTGCCGCGGCAACCTCTCCCTCAACGGCGGGCGGCACCGTCGGCAGCGGCGACCGGGTCAAGGCGAGTCCGCTTGCCCGGCGCATCGCCGAGCAGAAGGGCATCGATCTCGCCGCCGTGAAGGGCACCGGCCCCGGCGGCCGAATCGTCAAGGTGGACATCGACGGCGCCCGTCCCGGCCAGGCCGCCCCTGCCCAGGCGACGGCACCAGCCGCTGCCGCCGGCGCGCCGCAGGCCCCGGCGCAGCCGGCCGCGCCCGCGACGATCCCCGACATTCCGCACGAAGCGGTCAAGCTGTCGAACATCCGCAAGACGATCGCGCGGCGGCTCACCGAATCGAAGCAGAACGTCCCGCACATCTATCTCACCGTCGATATCCAGCTCGACAAATTGCTCAAGCTCCGGTCCGAGCTCAACGCCGGGCTCGAGGGTCGCGGCGTGAAGCTGTCGGTCAACGACATGCTCATCAAGGCGCTGGCGGCGGCATTGATGGAGGTGCCGAGCTGCAACGTCATGTACACCGGCACCGAACTCGTCACCTTCAAGCGTGCCGACATTTCGGTGGCGGTGTCGACCCCGACCGGGCTGATCACGCCGATCGTCGCCCAGGCCGACACCAAGTCGCTGTCGGCGATCGCGACGGAGATCAAGGAACTTGCCGGCCGCGCCCGCGAAGGCAAGTTGAAGCCCGAGGAATATCAGGGCGGCACCGCCAGCCTCAGCAACATGGGCATGTACGGGATCAAGCAGTTCGAGGCCGTGATCAATCCGCCGCAGGGCATGATCATGGCGATCGGCGCCGGCGAGAAGCGCCCCTACGTGATCGACGACAGCCTCCAGATCGCGACCGTGATGAGCGCCACCGGCAGCTTCGACCACCGCGCGATCGACGGCGCCGACGGCGCCCAGCTGATGCAGGCGTTCAAGCGCCTGGTCGAAAACCCGCTGGGCATGCTGGCCTAAGATGGTGGGGGACTCTCCTCTAAGCCCCTCCCCCCTTTGTGGGGAAGGGGTTGGGGAGAGGGTGCGCTCGACTGCGCAGCAGACGAGCGCGCTTCGCAAGGCGAAGCAGATGCGGCGCAATCCGACCGACACCGAGCATCGACTATGGCAACTCGTTCGCGCGAAGAGATTGAGCGGATGGAAGGTTCGACGTCAGCAGCCGGTTGGCGCCTACATTGCCGATTCTCTCTGCGCGGCAGCGAAATTGATCGTCGAAGTTGATGGTGGGCAGCATGCCCGTGACGTCGATACGATGCGGGGCGCTTGGCTGCGGCGCCAAGGCTTCACCACTCTACGGTTCTGGAACAACGATATCTTCAACAATGAAGAGGGCGTGCTGACGTCGATCCTCTCGGCGCTCGAAGCGTCCGCCGCGGCATCGAGGCGCGACGGTCGCACCCTCTCCCCAGCCCTCTCCCGCAAGGGGAGAGGGGCTTTAGTGGAGCACTCTGATGGCTGACACTTACGATCTCATCGTCCTTGGTTCCGGGCCCGGCGGCTATGTCGCCGCGATCCGCGCGGCGCAGCTTGGGCTCAAGACCGCGATCGTCGAGCGGGAGAAGCTTGGCGGCATCTGCCTCAACTGGGGCTGTATCCCGACAAAGGCGCTGCTGCGCACCTCGGAAATCAACCATTATCTCACCCACGCTTCCGCTTACGGCCTCTCGGCCGAAAAGGTCAGCTTCGATCTCGCCAAGATCGTCGACCGCAGCCGCAAGGTCGCCGGCCAGCTCAATGCCGGCGTCAAGGGGCTGATGAAGAAGAACAAGATCACCGTCGTCGAAGGCGATGGGGCGCTCAAGGGCAAGGGCGTGCTGACCGTCACCAAGGACGGCAAGACCACCGAGCTCAACGCCAAGCACATCATCGTCGCCACCGGTGCGCGCGCCCGCGACCTGCCGTTCGCCAAGGCCGACGGCAAGCGGGTCTGGACCTATCGCCACGCCATGGTGCCGGCGGAGATGCCATCCAAGCTGCTGGTCATCGGATCGGGCGCGATCGGCGTCGAGTTCGCCAGTTTCTATTCGGACATGGGCGCCAAGGTGACGATCGTCGAGATGCTCGACCGCATCCTTCCGGTCGAGGACGAGGAGGTCTCCGCCTTCGTCCACAAGGCCCTGACCAAGCAGGGCATGACCCTTCACACCAGCTCCGGCGTCGAAAAGCTCGAAGTCACCGGCAGCGGCGTCAAGGCGACTCTGAAGGGCGGCGCCGTCGAGGAATTCTCGCACTGCATCGTCGCCATCGGCATCGTCCCCAACACCGAGAATATCGGCATCGAGGCGCTCGGCATCGAGACCAATCGGGGCCACATCGTCACCGACGGTTACGGCCGCACCAATGTCGAAGGCATCTACGCGATCGGCGACGTCACGGGGCCGCCCTGGCTTGCCCACAAAGCGAGCCATGAAGGCGTCGTCTGCGTCGAGGCGATCGCCGGCAAGAAGCCGCATCCGTTCGAGACCTGGAATATCCCGGGCTGCACCTATTCGCGGCCGCAGGTCGCCTCCGTCGGCCTGACCGAGGCCAAGGCCAAGGAAGTGGGCCACGAGGTCAAGGTCGGCAAATTCCCGTTCATCGGAAACGGCAAGGCGATTGCGCTCGGCGAAGCGGAAGGCTTCGTCAAGACGGTGTTCGATGCCAAGACCGGCGAATTGCTCGGTGCGCACATGGTCGGCGCCGAGGTCACCGAGCTGATCCAGGGCTATGTCGTGGCGCGCCAGCTCGAGACGACCGAGGAAGATCTGATGCACACCGTCTTCCCGCATCCGACGCTGAGCGAGATGATGCACGAGAGCGTGCTCGACGCCTACGGTCGCGCCATTCATTATTGATGCTGCGCTCCGCGCCCGCAGCGGGCGCGGAACGACCCTCCTCGGCTCTCGTTCGAGGATCGTCATCCGACGGAAGGCGAGGAGGGACGACGTGAAGGCATCTGGGTGGATTGCGCCGGCAGCGGCGTTGGCGCTCGCCGCGTGCGGCAGCGGCGACGAGCGAAGCGAGGCATCGGACGATCTCGCCACCGACAACATGGTCACCGGCGAAAATGTGGTGGACGATTCCGGCGCGGCGAACAGCCTCGACGTCAACGGAGCAACGCCGACCGCCTCGTGAGCGTCGGTTCGACCGATCCGCACCACGACCAAAGTCGCACAGACGGGCGCTTGAAGCGGGCCGGGGGGCATGCTCTACCTTCCGGCCATGAAATCATCGTCGCTGTTCGCCGCCACCCTGTTCGTCTCCACCATCAATTCCACCGCCGCCCCCGCCGCGCCGCTCGGCGAAACATATACGGTGATCGTCGGCGGACGGAATGTCGGCCATCTCGATGCGGTCAGCGAGGGCGCTACCACCCGCATCGTGTGGGACATCAAGAATAACGGACGGGGGCCGACGATCGCCGAGACGTTGAGCGTCGATGCCGCCGGTATCCCCGTCGCCTGGAAGGTCACCGGCGCGACCACGTTCGGCGGCAAGGTCGACGAGAGCTTCACCGCCCGCGGCAAGGCGGCACGCTGGACCGACAGCACGGGTTCCGGCAGCGGCGCCATTGCCGATCCGAGCCTCTACGTGCCCCAGAATGGCAGCCCCTGGGCGCTCGGCCTCTATGCCCGGGCGCTGCTTGCCGACGCCGACCGGCAGATGCCGGCGCTTCCCGGCGGCACGCTGCGGCTGGAGAAAGGGGAGACGCTTACGCTGCGCGGCGCTGGCGGTCCGGTCGAAG
The nucleotide sequence above comes from Sphingosinicella sp. BN140058. Encoded proteins:
- a CDS encoding universal stress protein, with translation MRSYLVVIDETNEGKVALRYAARRAARTGASVEVLAIVPPAEFVQWGGVQAAMEEEAKLRAEAMLLEAAGAIVEEAGIQPTILVRQGEPVKAIGDLLKERTDISALILGAAAESGPGPLVEHFSGAVAGTLPCPLVIVPERLADEALDRSG
- the ctrA gene encoding response regulator transcription factor CtrA — translated: MRVLLIEDEPTTAKSIELMLGAEGFNVYTTDLGEEGLDLGKLYDYDIILLDLNLPDMHGYDVLKKLRMAKVGTPVLILSGISEMDSKVRALGFGADDYVTKPFHRDELVARIHAVVRRSKGHSQSVIRTGKLAVNLDAKTVEVDSARVHLTGKEYAMLELLSLRKGTTLTKEMFLNHLYGGMDEPELKIIDVFICKLRKKLSLACGGENYIETVWGRGYVLRDPEDLEQAQVA
- a CDS encoding RluA family pseudouridine synthase produces the protein MWEERVLFVDAEALVIDKPAGLAVHPGPKTRESLERYLRDLRFGFQRPPSPVHRLDRDTSGCLLLSRNPKAHKRFALAFEENRVTKTYLAVVGGVPEAEEGRIDLPLAKVSSAEAGWRMVPDAGGKSAVTRWRRLAIVDGHALLLFMPETGRTHQLRVHASEGLGLAIAGDPVYGTGRGPMLLHALSLKVDRTGRAPIEATAPLPPTFLQVGFTGDLLDAPA
- the arfB gene encoding alternative ribosome rescue aminoacyl-tRNA hydrolase ArfB gives rise to the protein MPPPDPYPLPEEALEETFIAASGPGGQNVNKVATAVQLRCDVFKLGLAPYAYHRLKELAGSRMTNDGEIVITARSYRTQDANREDARARLADLIAKAHIRQAKRIKTKVSRAAKAKRVDGKKQRGAVKQGRGKVSFD
- a CDS encoding pyruvate dehydrogenase complex dihydrolipoamide acetyltransferase, whose amino-acid sequence is MPIELKMPALSPTMEEGTLAKWLVKEGDTVAAGDLLAEIETDKATMEFEAVDEGTIAKILVAEGTDEVKVGTVIALIAAEGEDVSAASAPTAAAEPVAKGGGETGAGQPATPTPAPDVKGYGANPAEDKKIAAATSPSTAGGTVGSGDRVKASPLARRIAEQKGIDLAAVKGTGPGGRIVKVDIDGARPGQAAPAQATAPAAAAGAPQAPAQPAAPATIPDIPHEAVKLSNIRKTIARRLTESKQNVPHIYLTVDIQLDKLLKLRSELNAGLEGRGVKLSVNDMLIKALAAALMEVPSCNVMYTGTELVTFKRADISVAVSTPTGLITPIVAQADTKSLSAIATEIKELAGRAREGKLKPEEYQGGTASLSNMGMYGIKQFEAVINPPQGMIMAIGAGEKRPYVIDDSLQIATVMSATGSFDHRAIDGADGAQLMQAFKRLVENPLGMLA
- the lpdA gene encoding dihydrolipoyl dehydrogenase, producing MADTYDLIVLGSGPGGYVAAIRAAQLGLKTAIVEREKLGGICLNWGCIPTKALLRTSEINHYLTHASAYGLSAEKVSFDLAKIVDRSRKVAGQLNAGVKGLMKKNKITVVEGDGALKGKGVLTVTKDGKTTELNAKHIIVATGARARDLPFAKADGKRVWTYRHAMVPAEMPSKLLVIGSGAIGVEFASFYSDMGAKVTIVEMLDRILPVEDEEVSAFVHKALTKQGMTLHTSSGVEKLEVTGSGVKATLKGGAVEEFSHCIVAIGIVPNTENIGIEALGIETNRGHIVTDGYGRTNVEGIYAIGDVTGPPWLAHKASHEGVVCVEAIAGKKPHPFETWNIPGCTYSRPQVASVGLTEAKAKEVGHEVKVGKFPFIGNGKAIALGEAEGFVKTVFDAKTGELLGAHMVGAEVTELIQGYVVARQLETTEEDLMHTVFPHPTLSEMMHESVLDAYGRAIHY
- a CDS encoding endonuclease domain-containing protein gives rise to the protein MRRNPTDTEHRLWQLVRAKRLSGWKVRRQQPVGAYIADSLCAAAKLIVEVDGGQHARDVDTMRGAWLRRQGFTTLRFWNNDIFNNEEGVLTSILSALEASAAASRRDGRTLSPALSRKGRGALVEHSDG
- a CDS encoding GAF domain-containing protein gives rise to the protein MYDFRIESDSKAELYRQLNQAADSLTEGEPDAIANMSNIAALLWESLPDLNWAGFYRNVDGELVLGPFQGRAACIRIPFGKGVCGAAAATRTPQCVEDVHAFPGHIACDSASASELVVPIVHHGELIGVLDLDSPRTARFDADDVSGCVELVRILAPRLASVEMKSAKR
- a CDS encoding RcnB family protein, which codes for MSKLRLVVALAASVAMAPMAAAQTVTDPDPYSAPPMAIAGSAGAGPARAPVAMPQAPSAPRGSHWGARAPSAMPRAATPAPAPAGPSYAARPPAARPPMPVPARPGGHYAGQMPGAQVHGGQMRGRSFQGGQFHGGGFHGGAAGGARFGHFQRIHRGGFVPQFWWAPQFVVRNWGGYGFPQPFAGGRWIRYYDDALLIDRYGRVYDARSDWNWEREGDRWSQDDNGVPVYVGDGDFEPGKWDYEWAERWDRGDVRDEEYVEQGSPPAGRGFDGAYGHGGYGYASAYGYAPCACGPVVVTETTVTTPAVVEQVTYYDYVEERVARPAAKVRSKRVKVQRVPVTPYAGEKG